The following are encoded in a window of Gossypium raimondii isolate GPD5lz chromosome 13, ASM2569854v1, whole genome shotgun sequence genomic DNA:
- the LOC105781829 gene encoding proline-rich receptor-like protein kinase PERK4, producing the protein MGSDAPEGSPPSPTTTSSPPQSSSDNSSPPSPPPPSQSASPPPESSSSKPGKSAPPPNESKSTSSSPPPPPPPSPSPSPPPPPESTPSPPPPSTSPPSPSPPPSPPPPSKSSNAPPTKYSPPPPKLTPPSTPTTQSPPSKHSPPPPKWHSSSSNSESGSKSNTSSSLPIILGLLAGVVLLLIIITTIITVACCRKKKKANHDNPMQYYNNYTPSQGDGGYGNASSLAQRGQMNNGYEANNHIAINLPPPPYGTNAGHGGGWPQTPPTQRQTPSTQGYASYSSEMSPNMQGQVLPPPPTYASPSPLGLINQSSFSYEELAMATHGFSQANLLGQGGFGYVHKGVLANGKEVAVKSLKSGSRQGQREFQAEVETISRVHHRHLVSLVGYCIAGERRMLVYEFLPNKTLEFHLHDKCPMDWPTRLKIALGAAKGLAYLHEDCYPGIIHRDIKSANILLDFTFKAKVSDFGLAKLTQDNNTHVSTRVMGTFGYLAPEYASSGKLTEKSDVFSFGVVLLELITGRRPLDLNSNMDDSLVDWARPLCERAMENGNFGELVDRRLENNFVHHEMVSMVACASASIRHSARRRPKMRQIVRALEDDVPLDEINGVVAAGQSSRFSTTNDTSEYNSSSYSADMRRFRQTAMTDSQEHPSNNYGNTSEYGHNSSSSSSSSSDHITSTRTLT; encoded by the exons ATGGGTTCGGACGCTCCGGAAGGTTCTCCGCCTTCACCGACTACTACTTCATCGCCACCTCAATCATCATCAGATAACTCGTCCCCACCATCTCCGCCACCGCCGTCGCAGTCGGCTTCACCGCCACCAGAATCATCATCCTCGAAGCCGGGAAAATCAGCTCCGCCTCCGAATGAGTCGAAGTCAacttcttcttcaccaccaccaccaccaccaccatcaccatcaccatcaccaccaccaccaccagaGTCAACTCCATCGCCACCCCCACCATCAACATCGCCACCATCACCATCACCGCCACCGTCACCACCACCCCCATCTAAGAGCAGTAACGCTCCCCCAACTAAATATAGTCCACCACCACCAAAATTGACACCTCCAAGCACACCAACAACTCAATCTCCTCCCTCAAAACATTCCCCTCCACCACCAAAATGGCATTCATCATCAAGTAATTCAGAGAGTGGATCAAAATCCAATACCTCATCGTCTCTGCCTATTATACTAGGCCTTTTAGCTGGTGTTGTTTTATTGCTTATAATCATTACAACCATCATTACTGTAGCTTGCtgcagaaagaaaaagaaggcaAACCATGATAATCCTATGcaatattacaataattatacaCCATCACAAG GTGATGGCGGATATGGAAATGCATCAAGCTTAGCCCAACGAGGGCAAATGAACAATGGGTATGAAGCTAATAATCACATTGCCATTAATTTACCCCCGCCGCCTTACGGCACTAATGCTGGCCATGGAGGAGGTTGGCCTCAAACACCGCCAACACAACGGCAAACACCATCAACGCAAGGGTATGCGTCGTATTCTAGTGAAATGAGCCCCAACATGCAGGGTCAAGTTCTGCCACCACCACCCACGTATGCGTCACCATCGCCTTTAGGGCTGATCAACCAAAGCTCTTTCTCCTACGAAGAGCTAGCTATGGCAACTCATGGGTTCTCTCAAGCTAACTTGCTAGGTCAAGGTGGGTTTGGGTATGTCCACAAAGGAGTTTTGGCCAATGGTAAGGAAGTAGCCGTTAAAAGTCTCAAATCCGGTAGTAGGCAAGGCCAACGTGAGTTCCAAGCTGAAGTCGAGACCATTAGTCGCGTCCATCACCGCCACCTCGTGTCGCTTGTTGGGTATTGCATAGCAGGGGAAAGAAGGATGTTGGTCTATGAATTTTTACCTAATAAAACGCTTGAATTCCACCTTCATG ACAAATGCCCCATGGATTGGCCTACTAGGCTCAAAATTGCATTGGGAGCAGCTAAAGGACTTGCATACTTGCATGAAGATT GTTATCCTGGCATCATTCATAGAGATATCAAATCAGCTAATATCTTActtgattttacttttaaagcTAAG GTGTCGGATTTTGGGTTGGCTAAACTTACTCAAGATAACAATACTCATGTATCAACTCGTGTCATGGGAacatttgg TTACTTAGCTCCTGAATATGCATCAAGTGGTAAGTTGACAGAAAAATCCGATGTTTTCTCCTTCGGTGTTGTGCTCTTGGAACTCATAACTGGGCGTAGACCTTTAGATTTGAACTCCAATATGGATGATAGTTTAGTGGATTGG GCTAGACCATTATGTGAGAGAGCAATGGAGAATGGGAATTTTGGTGAATTGGTGGATCGGCGCCTAGAAAACAATTTTGTTCACCATGAGATGGTCAGTATGGTTGCATGTGCTTCTGCTTCTATTAGGCATTCTGCTAGAAGAAGACCCAAAATGCGACAG ATTGTGCGTGCATTGGAGGATGACGTTCCATTGGATGAAATAAATGGGGTGGTGGCAGCAGGCCAGAGCTCAAGGTTCAGCACGACCAACGACACCAGCGAGTACAATTCAAGTTCATACAGTGCAGACATGAGAAGATTCAGGCAAACGGCGATGACGGACAGCCAAGAACATCCAAGCAATAACTACGGTAACACTAGTGAGTACGGCCATAATTCTTCTTCCTCTAGTAGTAGCTCAAGTGATCATATAACCTCCACCCGAACCCTAACTTAA
- the LOC105781833 gene encoding ras-related protein Rab7, giving the protein MPSRRRTLLKVIILGDSGVGKTSLMNQYVNKKFSNQYKATIGADFLTKELQFEDKLFTLQIWDTAGQERFQSLGVAFYRGADCCVLVYDVNSMKSFENLNNWREEFLIQASPSDPENFPFVVLGNKIDVDGGNSRVVSEKKVRAWCALKGNIPYFETSAKEGVNVEEAFQCIAKNALKSGEEEEIYLPDTIDVVSSSNQPRSTGCEC; this is encoded by the exons ATGCCGTCTCGCCGTAGAACCCTCTTGAAGGTCATCATCCTCGGCGATAGCGG GGTAGGCAAGACGTCTTTGATGAATCA ATATGTGAATAAGAAGTTTAGCAATCAGTATAAGGCAACGATCGGGGCCGATTTCTTGACAAAGGAACTGCAGTTTGAGGATAAGCTTTTCACCTTACAG ATCTGGGATACTGCCGGCCAGGAACGATTCCAAAGCCTAGGTGTTGCTTTCTACCGTGGCGCTGATTGCTGTGTTCTTGTATACGATGTTAACTCaatgaaatcatttgaaaaCCTTAACAATTGGAGAGAAGAGTTTCTTATtcag GCAAGCCCTTCGGATCCAGAGAATTTCCCATTTGTTGTTTTGGGGAACAAAATCGATGTGGATGGTGGAAACAGTAGAgta GTGTCTGAGAAAAAGGTTCGAGCATGGTGTGCCTTGAAAGGAAATATCCCATACTTTGAGACATCTGCCAAGGAGGGAGTTAATGTGGAAGAAGCTTTTCAATGCATAGCAAAAAATGCCCTAAAGAGTGGAGAAGAGGAAGAAAT ATACTTGCCTGACACCATCGACGTTGTAAGCAGCAGCAACCAACCAAGGTCAACTGGGTGTGAATGTTGA